One Cricetulus griseus strain 17A/GY chromosome 5, alternate assembly CriGri-PICRH-1.0, whole genome shotgun sequence genomic window carries:
- the LOC113836166 gene encoding EKC/KEOPS complex subunit GON7-like → MELTGEYVGCDGEPRRLQVSCEASGDADPLQSLSAGVARMRELVAEFFGPLVEQRDAQGVTADPEDAEEGDDEDDTEDEKNIGSRTNSDGPSAKRQKPAS, encoded by the exons ATGGAGCTGACGGGCGAGTACGTCGGGTGTGACGGCGAGCCCCGGCGGCTGCAAGTGTCCTGTGAGGCGTCGGGCGACGCGGACCCTCTCCAGAGCCTGTCGGCGGGTGTGGCCCGGATGAGGGAGCTGGTAGCCGAGTTCTTCGGGCCCCTCGTGGAGCAGCGGGACGCGCAGGGCGTGACGGCAGATCCGGAGGACGCCGAGGAGG gtgatgatgaagatgatacAGAAGATGAAAAAAACATTGGTAGCAGAACTAACTCAGATGGACCATCTGCAAAACGACAAAAACCAGCATCTTAG